A stretch of the Vigna radiata var. radiata cultivar VC1973A chromosome 7, Vradiata_ver6, whole genome shotgun sequence genome encodes the following:
- the LOC106767016 gene encoding annexin D4, whose protein sequence is MAFHQELEAITQAFSGHGVDEKSLVTLLGKWDPLERESFRKKTPHLFTEDHERHFQRWDDHYVHLLKHEFVRFKNAVVLWSMHPWERDARLVREALKKGQNAYGVLIEVACTRSSEELLGARKAYHSLFDHSIEEDVASHIHAIERKLLIALLSAYRYEGSKVKDDTAKSEAKVLSNAIKNAHKKPINEDDEVIRILSTRSKLHLQAVYKHYNEISGKNLDEDLDDLRFKETVQCLCIPQIYFSKVLNAALRIDVDKNTKKSLTRVIVTRAEIDMKEIKAEYHNLYGVSLPQKVEEVARGNYKDFLLNLIVRGG, encoded by the exons ATGGCTTTCCATCAAGAGTTAGAAGCAATAACCCAAGCTTTCTCAg GGCATGGAGTGGATGAGAAATCATTGGTAACATTACTGGGAAAATGGGATCCTCTGGAGAGAGAATCTTTCAGGAAGAAGACACCACATTTGTTCACTGAGGATCATGAACGCCATTTTCAGAGGTGGGATGATCACTATGTTCATCTTCTTAAGCATGAATTCGTGCGTTTTAAG AATGCTGTGGTGTTGTGGTCCATGCACCCTTGGGAAAGAGATGCCCGTTTAGTAAGAGAGGCCCTAAAGAAGGGCCAAAATGCATATGGAGTTTTGATTGAGGTTGCATGCACTAGATCCTCAGAAGAGCTATTAGGAGCTAGGAAGGCTTATCACTCCCTCTTTGACCACTCCATTGAAGAAGATGTTGCCTCTCACATCCATGCCATTGAAAGAAAG CTATTGATTGCTCTACTAAGTGCCTATAGATATGAAGGATCCAAGGTTAAAGATGACACTGCAAAATCAGAGGCCAAAGTCCTCTCTAATGCAATCAAGAATGCTCATAAGAAACCTAttaatgaggatgatgaagTGATAAGGATATTGTCAACAAGAAGCAAGCTACATCTTCAGGCAGTTTACAAGCACTACAATGAGATTTCTGGCAAAAACCTTGATGAG GATCTTGATGACTTAAGATTTAAAGAGACTGTGCAATGCCTTTGTATCCCACAAATATACTTCAGCAAG GTTTTGAATGCAGCATTGAGAATTGATGTGGATAAGAATACTAAGAAATCTCTTACTCGTGTGATTGTTACTAGAGCTGAAATTGATATGAAGGAAATAAAAGCAGAGTACCATAACCTATATGGAGTTTCTTTGCCCCAGAAAGTTGAAGAGGTTGCTAGAGGAAACTACAAGGATTTCTTGCTAAACTTGATCGTCAGAGGAGGCTga